A genome region from Dreissena polymorpha isolate Duluth1 chromosome 16, UMN_Dpol_1.0, whole genome shotgun sequence includes the following:
- the LOC127861947 gene encoding uncharacterized protein LOC127861947 — protein sequence MDHRHRHEHGEHHVGHVHPASHKNVTKRPAKSRMTATVAATTERVIPSNENVSVEGGHVSMDDSHVSMHGSHVSMHDGHVPMDGGHVSMHGSDMSMKVGHVSEHSDHVVHVGNHTINEQPDRGYEHGDAHTGHFSHMMMSHTHTYFSTGSYTDLMIKGINVSSIQDVILTLLVVMFMVILIEALNTCLKRHDQRSQYPSVSSKFSMLLLATVAKMATLTVGYLAMLLVMTMNYWILITAVLASGIGHLIMRPIITACCSPPNRISTHQELANAQKVNCSTSVSMSCKPLCEAAQSDAIEVPNGEEETTPLTWAPQLDKPCSQT from the exons ATGGATCACAGACACAGACACGAACACGGTGAGCACCATGTTGGTCACGTGCACCCTGCATCACATAAGAACGTCACCAAACGGCCGGCTAAATCGAGGATGACTGCTACCGTCGCCGCAACTACCGAGCGCGTCATCCCCTCGAATGAAAACGTGTCTGTAGAAGGCGGTCACGTGTCTATGGATGACAGTCACGTGTCTATGCACGGCAGTCACGTGTCTATGCACGACGGTCACGTTCCTATGGACGGCGGTCACGTGTCTATGCACGGCAGTGACATGTCTATGAAAGTTGGTCACGTGTCAGAACACAGCGATCACGTGGTGCACGTTGGAAACCACACGATAAACGAGCAGCCTGACCGCGGCTACGAACATGGCGATGCACATACAGGGCACTTTTCCCACATGATGATGTCGCATACTCATACG TATTTTTCAACGGGCAGCTACACGGATTTGATGATCAAAGGGATAAACGTTTCGTCTATTCAAG ACGTGATTCTCACACTGCTGGTAGTGATGTTTATGGTGATTCTTATCGAGGCTCTGAACACCTGTTTAAAGCGACACGATCAAAGGTCACAATA TCCATCTGTCTCATCCAAGTTTTCCATGCTCCTGTTGGCCACTGTTGCCAAGATGGCGACTCTAACAGTCGGGTACCTGGCGATGCTCCTAGTTATGACCATGAACTACTGGATCCTCATTACAGCGGTCCTTGCCTCTGGCATTGGTCATCTCATTATGCGACCTATCATCACCGCCTGCTGCAGTCCTCCAAATAGAATATCTACCCATCAGGAACTTGCAAATGCGCAGAAGGTGAACTGCTCTACGTCCGTGAGTATGTCCTGCAAACCACTGTGTGAGGCGGCACAGTCGGACGCGATTGAAGTTCCAAACGGAGAAGAGGAGACTACACCGTTGACTTGGGCCCCACAGCTTGATAAGCCCTGTTCACaaacatga
- the LOC127861703 gene encoding uncharacterized protein LOC127861703: MGDLDEVNSNHGAGSGHNVTVINVAHQYFMTETNGDFIFQGVHIWSVAGIAIAMVIVMILSALWQTLQYWYNQLQNRVLASRNDRHSAVMHNRTHCKMTCLRMTTVLLGHVTMLCVMSMNIWLLVAVVMGSGLAYLFLYSNTIRDIAREETHVLTDPSDVIHN, encoded by the exons ATGGGGGATCTTGATGAGGTCAATAGTAACCATGGAGCCGGCAGTGGTCACAATGTCACAGTCATAAACGTTGCACACCAG TACTTTATGACGGAAACCAATGGCGACTTCATCTTCCAGGGTGTGCACATATGGTCTGTTGCAG GAATCGCCATAGCCATGGTCATCGTGATGATTCTGTCTGCGCTGTGGCAAACTTTACAGTACTGGTACAATCAATTGCAAAATCGGGTTCTCGCTAGCCGGAATGATAG ACATTCTGCTGTCATGCACAATCGGACTCATTGCAAGATGACGTGCCTGAGGATGACTACGGTTTTACTCGGTCATGTGACAATGTTGTGTGTGATGAGCATGAACATTTGGCTACTGGTAGCCGTAGTGATGGGTTCAGGACTGGCGTATTTATtctt ATATAGCAACACGATAAGGGATATTGCACGCGAGGAGACGCATGTCTTAACGGACCCGTCTGACGTCATTCACAACTGA